The Roseicyclus marinus genome has a segment encoding these proteins:
- a CDS encoding TIGR02300 family protein, protein MPKEEWGVKRVCPTTGKRFYDLGRTPIISPYTGEVVTLDTGKGGRSLVADKADKKSAKDLVTDDEDLVLDDDIELDDDDADVDIDDDDVLDDDDDGDTVALDDLADVPGNDDD, encoded by the coding sequence ATGCCCAAAGAGGAATGGGGCGTCAAGCGCGTCTGTCCCACCACCGGCAAGCGGTTCTATGACCTTGGCCGCACGCCGATCATCAGCCCCTACACCGGGGAGGTCGTGACGCTCGACACCGGCAAGGGTGGGCGCAGCCTCGTGGCCGACAAGGCCGACAAGAAATCCGCCAAGGATCTTGTGACCGATGACGAGGATCTGGTCCTCGACGACGACATCGAGCTCGATGATGACGATGCCGATGTCGATATCGACGATGATGACGTTCTGGACGACGACGATGACGGCGATACCGTCGCGCTCGACGACCTGGCGGACGTGCCCGGAAACGACGACGACTGA
- a CDS encoding M48 family metallopeptidase — MEKTGNPVSKTRSLTHVLPGDPPVEVALRRSARATRYSLRVSRADGRVSLSLPVWASEAEALDFLRAREDWVRHHLAAAPLPAQARIGADVPVCGVPRPVVAGAGRAARFADGVISVPPGPREGPRIKALLTALARERLTRSVATHAAALGRAHGQITLRDPKSRWGSCSSRGDLMFSWRLIMAPPAVLDYVAAHEVAHLVEMNHSEAFWRVCARLRPDFREHRDWLKRNGAELQALRFDLADECR; from the coding sequence ATGGAAAAGACGGGCAATCCGGTGTCGAAAACGCGCAGTCTCACCCATGTCCTGCCCGGCGATCCGCCGGTCGAGGTGGCGCTGCGCCGCTCGGCGCGGGCCACGCGCTACAGCCTGCGCGTGTCGCGTGCGGATGGCCGTGTCAGCCTGTCCCTGCCGGTCTGGGCCTCGGAGGCCGAGGCACTCGATTTCCTGCGCGCGCGCGAGGATTGGGTGCGCCATCACCTGGCCGCCGCACCCTTGCCCGCGCAGGCCCGCATCGGGGCCGACGTGCCCGTTTGCGGCGTGCCGCGCCCTGTCGTGGCTGGGGCGGGCCGCGCCGCGCGCTTTGCCGATGGCGTGATTTCCGTGCCGCCCGGTCCCCGCGAAGGACCAAGGATCAAGGCGCTTCTGACGGCGCTTGCGCGCGAGCGCCTGACGCGATCCGTGGCCACCCATGCCGCGGCCTTGGGGCGGGCCCATGGCCAGATCACGCTGCGCGATCCCAAGAGCCGCTGGGGCAGCTGTTCCTCCAGGGGCGATCTGATGTTCTCGTGGCGGCTGATCATGGCCCCGCCCGCCGTTCTGGATTACGTCGCCGCCCACGAGGTCGCGCATCTAGTCGAGATGAACCATTCCGAGGCGTTCTGGCGGGTCTGCGCGCGCCTGCGCCCCGATTTCCGCGAGCATCGCGACTGGCTCAAGCGCAATGGCGCGGAGCTTCAGGCGCTGCGATTCGATCTGGCGGACGAATGTCGCTGA
- a CDS encoding GntR family transcriptional regulator produces the protein MSLNPRPTETGAAVAHDRVYRALRTRIMHGEVGPGEAMTLRGLGQEFGVSMTPAREAVRRLVSEGALFLSASGRASTPELSNERIEELAALRALLEPELAARALPRAHPALIERMEAINATIGQAIARRDAVAYIKRNLEFHRTLYLRAQAPAMLALTETVWLQLGPTMRALYGRLNRTELPQHHRLIVAALKAGDEPGLRLAVRADVTQGLRLLAG, from the coding sequence ATGTCGCTGAACCCGCGCCCGACCGAAACCGGCGCCGCCGTCGCCCATGACCGCGTCTATCGCGCGCTCCGGACCCGGATCATGCATGGCGAGGTGGGACCGGGCGAGGCGATGACCTTGCGCGGTCTGGGGCAGGAATTCGGCGTCTCGATGACGCCTGCGCGCGAAGCCGTGCGGCGGCTTGTGAGCGAGGGGGCGCTGTTTCTGTCCGCGTCTGGTCGCGCCTCCACGCCTGAGTTGTCCAACGAGCGGATCGAGGAACTGGCGGCGCTCAGGGCGCTTCTGGAACCCGAACTGGCCGCCCGCGCCCTGCCGCGCGCGCATCCCGCGCTGATCGAACGGATGGAGGCGATCAACGCCACGATCGGACAGGCGATCGCGCGGCGCGACGCCGTGGCCTATATCAAGCGCAACCTCGAGTTTCACCGCACGCTCTACCTGCGCGCGCAGGCCCCCGCGATGCTGGCCCTGACCGAAACCGTCTGGCTGCAGTTGGGGCCGACGATGCGGGCGCTTTACGGGCGGCTGAACCGGACGGAACTGCCGCAGCATCACCGGCTGATCGTGGCAGCACTCAAGGCCGGGGACGAGCCGGGGTTGCGGCTGGCCGTCAGGGCCGATGTGACGCAAGGCTTGCGGCTTTTGGCGGGGTAG